One genomic region from Rosa rugosa chromosome 1, drRosRugo1.1, whole genome shotgun sequence encodes:
- the LOC133720585 gene encoding uncharacterized protein LOC133720585 isoform X1 encodes MTGVHSLLSKPIAVLLSGLVVYVVDPQQGESISDCCATPREKTLYMASLLSGQGMVYAIDINEGWLRILKEMAKLHQVDGVITTINVDMRSYTDNNTMKCDKVLLDAPCSGLGVLSKRADLRWNRRLEDMEELN; translated from the exons ATGACTGGAGTTCATTCGTTGCTTTCCAAGCCAATAGCGGTGTTGTTATCAG GTCTGGTAGTTTATGTTGTAGATCCTCAACAGGGTGAAAGCATTAGTGATTGTTGTGCTACTCCTAGAGAAAAGACTCTTTACATGGCGTCACTTTTGAGTGGCCAAG GTATGGTATATGCAATTGACATAAATGAAGGGTGGTTGAGAATCCTCAAAGAAATGGCTAAGTTGCACCAAGTAGATGGTGTCATCACCACTATCAATGTTGATATGCGTAGTTATACT GACAATAATACTATGAAGTGTGATAAAGTTCTGTTGGATGCTCCATGTTCTGGACTGGGTGTTCTCTCCAAG AGGGCAGACTTGCGTTGGAACAGGAGATTAGAGGATATGGAGGAGCTTAATTAA
- the LOC133720585 gene encoding uncharacterized protein LOC133720585 isoform X2, with translation MTGVHSLLSKPIAVLLSGLVVYVVDPQQGESISDCCATPREKTLYMASLLSGQGMVYAIDINEGWLRILKEMAKLHQVDGVITTINVDMRSYTDNNTMKCDKVLLDAPCSGLGVLSKEIRGYGGA, from the exons ATGACTGGAGTTCATTCGTTGCTTTCCAAGCCAATAGCGGTGTTGTTATCAG GTCTGGTAGTTTATGTTGTAGATCCTCAACAGGGTGAAAGCATTAGTGATTGTTGTGCTACTCCTAGAGAAAAGACTCTTTACATGGCGTCACTTTTGAGTGGCCAAG GTATGGTATATGCAATTGACATAAATGAAGGGTGGTTGAGAATCCTCAAAGAAATGGCTAAGTTGCACCAAGTAGATGGTGTCATCACCACTATCAATGTTGATATGCGTAGTTATACT GACAATAATACTATGAAGTGTGATAAAGTTCTGTTGGATGCTCCATGTTCTGGACTGGGTGTTCTCTCCAAG GAGATTAGAGGATATGGAGGAGCTTAA
- the LOC133720585 gene encoding uncharacterized protein LOC133720585 isoform X3, giving the protein MTGVHSLLSKPIAVLLSGLVVYVVDPQQGESISDCCATPREKTLYMASLLSGQGMVYAIDINEGWLRILKEMAKLHQVDGVITTINVDMRSYTDNNTMKCDKVLLDAPCSGLGVLSKTCVGTGD; this is encoded by the exons ATGACTGGAGTTCATTCGTTGCTTTCCAAGCCAATAGCGGTGTTGTTATCAG GTCTGGTAGTTTATGTTGTAGATCCTCAACAGGGTGAAAGCATTAGTGATTGTTGTGCTACTCCTAGAGAAAAGACTCTTTACATGGCGTCACTTTTGAGTGGCCAAG GTATGGTATATGCAATTGACATAAATGAAGGGTGGTTGAGAATCCTCAAAGAAATGGCTAAGTTGCACCAAGTAGATGGTGTCATCACCACTATCAATGTTGATATGCGTAGTTATACT GACAATAATACTATGAAGTGTGATAAAGTTCTGTTGGATGCTCCATGTTCTGGACTGGGTGTTCTCTCCAAG ACTTGCGTTGGAACAGGAGATTAG